In one window of Nocardioides panacisoli DNA:
- the secE gene encoding preprotein translocase subunit SecE, with protein MSSVSDADTVRGDRGPGKPDRSGADKRTGPVTFYRQVVAELRKVVYPTRDQLVTYFLVVMAFVLVMIGIITALDYAFGQLVFEVFGGAGSL; from the coding sequence GTGAGCAGCGTGTCGGACGCCGACACCGTCCGCGGGGACCGCGGTCCCGGCAAGCCGGACCGGTCCGGCGCTGACAAGCGCACCGGTCCGGTGACCTTCTACCGCCAGGTGGTCGCCGAGCTCCGCAAGGTGGTCTACCCCACGCGGGACCAGCTGGTGACCTACTTCCTCGTCGTGATGGCCTTCGTGCTGGTGATGATCGGCATCATCACCGCGCTGGACTACGCCTTCGGCCAGTTGGTGTTCGAGGTCTTCGGTGGCGCAGGAAGTCTCTGA
- the rplK gene encoding 50S ribosomal protein L11: protein MPPKKKIAALVKVQLQAGSASPAPPVGTALGPHGVNIMDFCKAYNAETESLRGEIVPVEITIYEDRSFDFITKTPPASELIKKAAQIKKGSSVPHKEKVGSITADQVREIAEKKMPDLNANDVDQAMKIVAGTARSMGIDTP from the coding sequence ATGCCTCCCAAGAAGAAGATCGCCGCACTCGTCAAGGTGCAGCTGCAGGCGGGTTCTGCCTCCCCGGCCCCGCCGGTCGGTACGGCGCTCGGTCCGCACGGCGTCAACATCATGGACTTCTGCAAGGCGTACAACGCCGAGACCGAGTCCCTGCGTGGCGAGATCGTGCCGGTCGAGATCACGATCTATGAGGACCGGTCCTTCGACTTCATCACCAAGACGCCGCCGGCGTCGGAGCTGATCAAGAAGGCAGCGCAGATCAAGAAGGGCTCGAGCGTCCCGCACAAGGAGAAGGTCGGTTCCATCACCGCCGACCAGGTGCGTGAGATCGCCGAGAAGAAGATGCCCGACCTCAACGCCAACGACGTCGACCAGGCGATGAAGATCGTGGCGGGCACCGCCCGTTCGATGGGCATCGACACCCCCTGA
- the rplA gene encoding 50S ribosomal protein L1 yields the protein MQRSKSYRAAVETFDRDALHTPAEAIKIAKSVSKKKFDETVEVVLRLGVDPRQADQMVRGTVNLPHGTGKTARVLVFATADKAEAAREAGADEVGDDELIEKVAGGYLDFDSVVATPDMMGKVGRLGRVLGPRGLMPNPKTGTVTPDPAKAVTDIKGGKIEFRVDKHANLHFIIGKASFGEEALTENFTAAVDEVLRLKPSSSKGRYVKKVTVSTTMGPGVQIDPSSKEVATN from the coding sequence ATGCAGCGCAGCAAGTCCTACCGCGCCGCCGTCGAGACCTTCGACCGCGACGCCCTGCACACCCCGGCCGAGGCGATCAAGATCGCCAAGTCGGTCAGCAAGAAGAAGTTCGACGAGACCGTCGAGGTCGTCCTGCGGCTCGGGGTCGACCCGCGTCAGGCCGACCAGATGGTCCGCGGCACCGTCAACCTGCCGCACGGCACGGGCAAGACCGCCCGGGTCCTCGTGTTCGCCACCGCGGACAAGGCCGAGGCCGCGCGTGAGGCCGGCGCGGACGAGGTCGGCGACGACGAGCTGATCGAGAAGGTGGCCGGCGGCTACCTGGACTTCGACTCGGTCGTGGCCACCCCGGACATGATGGGCAAGGTCGGCCGGCTCGGTCGCGTGCTCGGTCCCCGCGGCCTGATGCCGAACCCGAAGACCGGCACCGTCACCCCGGACCCGGCCAAGGCCGTGACCGACATCAAGGGCGGCAAGATCGAGTTCCGCGTGGACAAGCACGCCAACCTGCACTTCATCATCGGCAAGGCGTCCTTCGGCGAGGAGGCGCTCACCGAGAACTTCACCGCCGCCGTGGACGAGGTGCTGCGACTGAAGCCGTCCAGCTCCAAGGGCCGCTACGTCAAGAAGGTCACGGTCTCCACGACCATGGGCCCGGGCGTGCAGATCGACCCGAGCTCCAAGGAGGTCGCCACCAACTGA
- a CDS encoding adenosine deaminase yields MRDLHALPKAHLHLHFTGSMRHETLLELAERDGIHLPDALVHQWPPQLSARDEKGWFRFQRLYDVARSVLRTEDDVRRLVREAAEDDARDGGRWLEIQVDPSGYASRFGNTTAFTDLVLDAVRDASERTGVGMGVIIAANRTRHPLDARTLARLAAQYVGHGVIGFGLSNDERRGTTREFEKAFSIAERAGLMLAPHGGELCGPEHIEVCLDVLHADRLGHGVRAVEDPALLDRIVEAGVALEICPTSNVSLGVHSDLSSVPVPQLMEAGATLALGADDPLLFGSRLAGQYATMRAAHDLDDTQLAELARMSFRASRAPEEVVKQAMADIDAWLAAPDPRDGTLPA; encoded by the coding sequence ATGCGGGACCTCCATGCGCTGCCGAAGGCCCACCTGCACCTGCACTTCACCGGGTCGATGCGCCACGAGACCCTGCTCGAGCTCGCCGAACGCGACGGGATCCACCTCCCGGACGCACTCGTGCACCAGTGGCCACCGCAGCTGTCGGCACGCGACGAGAAGGGCTGGTTCCGCTTCCAGCGGCTGTACGACGTCGCGCGGAGCGTGTTGCGCACCGAGGACGACGTACGCCGGCTGGTCCGGGAGGCGGCCGAGGACGATGCCCGCGACGGCGGCCGCTGGCTGGAGATCCAGGTCGACCCTAGCGGCTACGCCAGCCGGTTCGGCAACACCACCGCCTTCACCGACCTCGTGCTGGACGCGGTGCGCGACGCCTCCGAGCGCACCGGCGTCGGCATGGGCGTCATCATCGCCGCGAACCGCACCCGCCACCCGCTCGACGCCCGCACGCTGGCCCGCCTGGCGGCGCAGTACGTCGGTCACGGCGTGATCGGCTTCGGGCTGTCCAACGACGAGCGGCGTGGGACGACGCGGGAGTTCGAGAAGGCGTTCTCGATCGCCGAGCGCGCCGGCCTGATGCTCGCACCGCACGGCGGCGAGCTGTGCGGGCCCGAGCACATCGAGGTGTGCCTGGACGTGCTGCACGCCGACCGGCTCGGGCACGGCGTGCGTGCGGTCGAGGACCCCGCACTGCTGGACCGCATCGTCGAGGCCGGCGTGGCACTGGAGATCTGCCCGACCTCGAACGTCTCCCTCGGCGTCCACTCCGACCTGAGCTCGGTGCCCGTCCCGCAGCTGATGGAGGCCGGCGCCACCCTCGCGCTGGGGGCCGACGACCCGCTGCTCTTCGGGTCCCGTCTGGCCGGGCAGTACGCCACGATGCGGGCCGCCCACGACCTCGACGACACCCAGCTCGCCGAACTGGCACGGATGTCCTTCCGCGCCAGCCGCGCGCCGGAGGAGGTCGTCAAGCAGGCGATGGCCGACATCGACGCCTGGTTGGCGGCCCCGGACCCACGGGATGGAACACTGCCCGCGTGA
- a CDS encoding UDP-N-acetylmuramate dehydrogenase, which produces MQAEPRGPAGSHALAARTTLRLGGPARAWVRAETESALADAVAAADAAGEPVLVLGGGSNVVVADDGFPGTVVEVATTGIEADGTRVRVAAGEDWDALVAHAVDRDWSGIEALSGIPGSVGATPVQNVGAYGQEVSQTIAEVRVWDRRAGEVRNYPADECDFGYRTSRFKADRYDDRGGAHVVLSVTFDLAEGPLGAPVAYAELARHLGVAVGERAPASDVRSAVLGLRRGKGMVLDPDDHDTWSAGSFFTNPIIAPDRVPDGAPAFATDDPDLVKTSAAWLIEHAGFGKGHPGSGAARLSTKHTLALTNRGSATTADLLALAREVRDGVREAYGITLVNEPVLVGCTL; this is translated from the coding sequence GTGCAGGCCGAGCCGCGTGGTCCGGCCGGGTCCCATGCACTCGCCGCCCGGACGACCCTGCGGTTGGGCGGCCCCGCCCGCGCCTGGGTACGGGCCGAGACCGAGTCGGCGCTGGCCGATGCCGTCGCCGCCGCCGACGCCGCCGGCGAGCCGGTGCTCGTGCTCGGCGGGGGCAGCAACGTCGTCGTCGCCGACGACGGCTTCCCGGGCACCGTGGTCGAGGTCGCCACCACCGGCATCGAGGCCGACGGCACCCGGGTCCGGGTCGCGGCCGGCGAGGACTGGGACGCCCTCGTCGCGCATGCCGTCGATCGTGACTGGTCCGGCATCGAGGCACTCTCCGGCATCCCCGGCTCGGTCGGCGCCACGCCGGTCCAGAACGTCGGCGCCTACGGCCAGGAGGTCTCCCAGACCATCGCCGAGGTGCGGGTGTGGGACCGCCGCGCCGGCGAGGTGAGGAACTACCCCGCCGACGAGTGCGACTTCGGCTACCGCACGTCCCGGTTCAAGGCCGACCGGTACGACGACCGCGGCGGCGCCCACGTGGTGCTCTCGGTGACCTTCGACCTCGCCGAGGGACCCCTCGGCGCGCCGGTGGCCTATGCCGAGCTGGCGCGCCACCTCGGCGTCGCGGTGGGGGAGCGGGCGCCGGCGAGCGACGTCCGGTCCGCGGTGCTCGGGCTGCGCCGCGGCAAGGGCATGGTGCTCGACCCGGACGACCACGACACCTGGAGCGCCGGGTCCTTCTTCACCAACCCGATCATCGCGCCCGACCGTGTCCCCGACGGCGCGCCCGCCTTCGCGACCGACGACCCGGACCTGGTCAAGACCAGCGCCGCGTGGCTGATCGAGCACGCGGGCTTCGGCAAGGGGCACCCGGGATCGGGCGCCGCACGGCTGTCCACCAAGCACACGCTCGCGCTGACCAACCGGGGCAGCGCGACGACGGCGGACCTGCTGGCGCTCGCCCGCGAGGTCCGCGACGGGGTGCGTGAGGCCTACGGCATCACGCTGGTCAACGAGCCGGTGCTCGTCGGCTGCACGCTCTAG
- the rplL gene encoding 50S ribosomal protein L7/L12, translating into MAKLSTDELLDAFKEMTLIELSEFVKQFEETFDVTAAAPVAVAAGGAAPAAGGGDEGGEAEKDEFDVVLESAGDKKINVIKEVRALTSLGLKEAKDLVEGAPKAVLEGVDKEAAEKAKEALEGAGAEVTVK; encoded by the coding sequence ATGGCGAAGCTCAGCACCGACGAGCTGCTCGATGCATTCAAGGAAATGACCCTCATCGAGCTGTCCGAGTTCGTGAAGCAGTTCGAGGAGACCTTCGACGTCACCGCCGCCGCGCCCGTCGCGGTTGCCGCGGGTGGCGCTGCCCCGGCCGCCGGTGGCGGCGACGAGGGCGGCGAGGCCGAGAAGGACGAGTTCGACGTCGTCCTGGAGTCCGCCGGTGACAAGAAGATCAACGTCATCAAGGAGGTCCGCGCGCTGACTTCCCTCGGCCTCAAGGAGGCCAAGGACCTCGTCGAGGGTGCGCCGAAGGCCGTCCTCGAGGGCGTCGACAAGGAGGCCGCCGAGAAGGCGAAGGAGGCCCTGGAGGGCGCCGGCGCCGAGGTGACCGTCAAGTGA
- a CDS encoding aminotransferase class I/II-fold pyridoxal phosphate-dependent enzyme, whose amino-acid sequence MTTTPYADLSADDLASELTRLREEYDALRAKGLDLNLTRGKPAPEQLDLSNGLLDLPSTHVDPDGTDVRNYGGLQGLPALREIFADLLGVDADRVVCGGNSSLTMMYQTLTWLILKGGPDSPRPWSAEPTVKFITPVPGYDRHYTMLEELGIEMLPVPMHEDGPDVAAVRELVADDPAVKGMWLVPTYANPTGSVCSTEVAAELMAMPTAAPDFRILWDNAYAVHHLTAEETKSADALGLAAASGHPHRPVMFASTSKITFAGAGVAALAASPENVAWWLERLSFAAIGPDKVNQLRHLEFFGDAEGVRAHMRQHRDLIAPKFAAVEDALTARLAGRGVATWSRPTGGYFVNLDVVDGTASRVVAFAGDAGIALTPAGSAFPHGDDPHDRNIRLAPTFPSLADVETAMAGVALCVALAAVEQLTK is encoded by the coding sequence GTGACCACCACGCCGTACGCCGACCTGTCCGCCGACGACCTCGCCTCCGAGCTCACCCGCCTGCGTGAGGAGTACGACGCGCTGCGGGCGAAGGGCCTCGACCTCAATCTCACCCGTGGCAAGCCCGCCCCCGAGCAGCTCGACCTGTCCAACGGCCTGCTGGACCTGCCGAGCACCCACGTCGACCCCGACGGCACCGACGTCCGCAACTACGGCGGACTGCAGGGCCTGCCGGCACTGCGGGAGATCTTCGCCGACCTGCTCGGCGTCGACGCCGACCGCGTCGTGTGCGGGGGCAACTCGAGCCTGACGATGATGTACCAGACCCTGACCTGGCTGATCCTCAAGGGCGGGCCGGACTCGCCCCGGCCGTGGTCGGCCGAGCCGACGGTCAAGTTCATCACGCCGGTCCCGGGCTACGACCGCCACTACACGATGCTCGAGGAGCTCGGCATCGAGATGCTGCCGGTGCCGATGCACGAGGACGGTCCCGACGTGGCCGCCGTACGCGAGCTCGTCGCCGACGACCCGGCAGTGAAGGGCATGTGGCTGGTGCCGACCTATGCCAACCCCACCGGCTCGGTGTGCAGCACCGAGGTCGCCGCCGAGCTGATGGCGATGCCGACCGCCGCCCCGGACTTCCGCATCCTGTGGGACAACGCCTACGCCGTGCACCACCTCACCGCCGAGGAGACCAAGAGCGCGGACGCCCTCGGGCTCGCGGCGGCGTCGGGCCACCCCCACCGGCCGGTGATGTTCGCCTCGACCTCCAAGATCACCTTCGCCGGCGCCGGCGTCGCGGCACTCGCCGCCTCGCCGGAGAACGTCGCGTGGTGGCTGGAGCGGCTCTCCTTCGCCGCGATCGGCCCCGACAAGGTCAACCAGCTGCGCCACCTGGAGTTCTTCGGCGACGCCGAGGGCGTGCGCGCCCACATGCGTCAGCACCGCGACCTGATCGCACCGAAGTTCGCCGCGGTCGAGGACGCACTCACCGCGCGGCTGGCCGGGCGCGGCGTGGCCACCTGGAGCCGCCCGACCGGCGGCTACTTCGTCAACCTCGACGTGGTCGACGGCACCGCCTCGCGCGTGGTCGCGTTTGCCGGCGACGCCGGCATCGCGCTCACCCCGGCCGGGTCGGCCTTCCCGCACGGCGACGACCCGCACGACCGCAACATCCGCCTGGCCCCGACCTTCCCCTCGCTGGCCGACGTCGAGACCGCGATGGCCGGCGTCGCCCTGTGCGTCGCCCTGGCCGCGGTGGAACAGCTCACCAAGTGA
- the rplJ gene encoding 50S ribosomal protein L10, with translation MARAEKQAAVAEIVESLNESNGAVLTEYRGLSVAELQQLRRSLAEHADYAVVKNTLVKIAAKEAGVEGIDDLLTGPTAIAYITGDVVEAAKGLRDFAKAHEALVIKGGVLDGENLDPSQIAKLADLESREVLLGKLASGMLASLSQAARLFQAPLSQTARLAGALEAKAQEDPSVLAGAGDAPAAAEEPAAEEAAEESASEE, from the coding sequence ATGGCGCGGGCAGAGAAGCAGGCCGCCGTCGCGGAGATCGTTGAGTCGCTCAACGAGTCCAACGGCGCCGTGCTGACCGAATACCGTGGCCTCAGCGTGGCGGAGCTGCAGCAACTGCGGCGCTCGCTCGCTGAGCACGCCGACTACGCCGTGGTCAAGAACACGCTGGTCAAGATCGCCGCGAAGGAGGCGGGCGTCGAGGGCATCGACGACCTGCTCACCGGGCCGACGGCCATCGCCTACATCACGGGCGACGTCGTCGAGGCGGCCAAGGGCCTGCGTGACTTCGCCAAGGCACACGAGGCCCTTGTCATCAAGGGTGGTGTGCTCGACGGCGAGAACCTCGACCCGAGTCAGATCGCCAAGCTGGCCGATCTCGAGTCGCGCGAGGTGCTCCTGGGCAAGCTGGCGAGCGGCATGCTCGCCTCGCTGTCCCAGGCGGCCCGACTCTTCCAGGCCCCGCTCTCCCAGACCGCCCGCCTCGCGGGTGCGCTGGAGGCCAAGGCCCAGGAGGACCCCTCGGTGCTGGCGGGTGCGGGCGACGCCCCGGCCGCTGCCGAGGAGCCGGCCGCCGAGGAAGCCGCCGAGGAGTCGGCCTCCGAGGAGTGA
- the nusG gene encoding transcription termination/antitermination protein NusG, whose translation MSEQYDGDSMTEQDSATESDSTFEQDSVVDPVETPEDSVEETDDAGTDADEATEEEPAAAADPLEEFRRELWAKPGEWFVVHTYSGQENGVKRNLENRITSLNMEDYIHEIVVPTEEVAEIKNGQRKMVKRTVLPGYVLVRMDLTDESWAAVRHTPSVTGFVGHSHQPVPLSMGEVENMLAPTIVPSEPVVVDADQGAAASSGGGQPAKKPVEVADFAVDDSVLIVDGAFATLHATITEINAESQRVKALVEIFGRETPVELSFDQVQRV comes from the coding sequence GTGAGTGAGCAGTACGACGGCGACTCGATGACCGAGCAGGACTCGGCGACCGAGTCGGACTCGACCTTCGAGCAGGACTCGGTGGTCGATCCCGTCGAGACCCCCGAGGACTCCGTGGAGGAGACCGACGACGCCGGGACCGACGCCGACGAGGCGACGGAGGAGGAGCCCGCCGCGGCCGCGGACCCGCTGGAGGAGTTCCGCCGCGAGCTGTGGGCCAAGCCCGGCGAGTGGTTCGTCGTGCACACCTACTCCGGCCAGGAGAACGGGGTCAAGCGCAACCTCGAGAACCGCATCACCTCGCTCAACATGGAGGACTACATCCACGAGATCGTGGTCCCCACCGAGGAGGTCGCGGAGATCAAGAACGGCCAGCGCAAGATGGTCAAGCGGACCGTCCTGCCCGGCTACGTCCTGGTCCGCATGGACCTGACCGACGAGTCGTGGGCCGCCGTACGCCACACCCCGTCGGTGACGGGCTTCGTGGGCCACAGCCACCAGCCCGTGCCGCTGAGCATGGGTGAGGTCGAGAACATGCTGGCCCCCACGATCGTGCCCTCCGAGCCGGTCGTCGTCGACGCCGACCAGGGTGCGGCGGCTTCCTCCGGCGGTGGGCAGCCGGCCAAGAAGCCGGTCGAGGTCGCGGACTTCGCCGTGGACGACTCGGTGCTCATCGTCGACGGCGCGTTCGCGACGCTGCACGCCACGATCACCGAGATCAACGCCGAGTCGCAGCGGGTCAAGGCGCTGGTGGAGATCTTCGGCCGCGAGACCCCCGTCGAGCTCAGCTTCGACCAGGTGCAGCGCGTCTGA